The following proteins come from a genomic window of Corynebacterium hansenii:
- the ppc gene encoding phosphoenolpyruvate carboxylase yields the protein MQEQGAKKTSDETLRDDIRHLGRILGEVIREQEGAEVFDLVEQARRTAFRLHRGEAEIDELTGLFRDIDPAEATPVIRAFTHFALLANLAEDLHEERLLEEGLDAGEPPRDSTLEATWEKLREAKVPGTDLAAMMNAAEVVPVLTAHPTETRRRTVFDVQKHIGAAMRARHEVLNAPRNARTDARIEALDLEIRRRIMTLWQTALIRMNRPDIRDEVEVGLRYYQLSLLETVPRLNRDVLGAMRELGGADIPETPVVRMGSWIGGDHDGNPYVSADVVRYATNRAAGTILRHYLRQLHALERELSFSDRLTQVSVDLVELANRGQNDVPNRVDEPYRRAVHGIRGRVAATAISRLGHSVVEGDWSDHEPYPNVAEMRADLDIVEASLRRSNDDLIADHRLADIQAATDVFGFHLYSLDLRQNSESHEDILTELFRMSGVTEDYRSLPERRRVEILTSELASARPLIPRGVQLSEATERELGIMRAAADAVNAFGPEVVPHCIISMCSSVSDLLEPMILLKEVGLISVVDGVPGGTVDVIPLFETIEDLQAGASVLREAWDVPLYRRYVASRGDLQEVMLGYSDSNKDGGYFAANWALYDAETAIAKVAREEGVRLRLFHGRGGTVGRGGGPSYDAILAQPKGAVQGSVRITEQGEIISAKYGHPVAARRNLEALVSATIESTLLDLEDLDDQDRAYQVMSEISERSRDAYAALMHEDPGFIEFFETSTPVGEIGSLNIGSRPSSRKQTTSISDLRAIPWVLAWSQQRSMVPGWFGVGTALKEWIGEDADGSRLEELRELNRSWPFFDSVLSNMAQVMSKTDLELARLYADLVSDREVADRIYDRIREEYELTLEMFMKVTGYSSLLEDNPLLARSVDMRFPYLMPLNAIQLEMLRRYRAGDARDKVRRGIQLTMNGLATALRNSG from the coding sequence ATGCAGGAACAGGGCGCGAAGAAGACCAGCGACGAGACGTTGCGCGACGACATCCGCCATCTGGGGCGGATCCTCGGTGAGGTCATCCGGGAGCAGGAGGGCGCGGAGGTCTTCGATCTGGTGGAGCAGGCGCGGCGGACCGCGTTCCGCCTGCACCGCGGCGAGGCGGAGATCGACGAGCTGACCGGCTTGTTCCGCGACATCGACCCGGCGGAGGCGACCCCCGTCATCCGTGCGTTCACGCACTTCGCGCTGCTGGCCAACCTCGCGGAGGACCTGCACGAGGAGCGTCTGCTGGAGGAGGGGCTCGACGCCGGCGAACCGCCGCGCGATTCGACGCTCGAGGCGACGTGGGAAAAGCTGCGCGAGGCCAAGGTGCCCGGCACCGATTTGGCGGCGATGATGAACGCCGCCGAGGTGGTGCCGGTGCTTACCGCGCATCCGACGGAGACCCGCCGCCGCACGGTGTTCGACGTGCAGAAGCACATCGGGGCCGCGATGCGCGCCCGCCACGAGGTCCTCAACGCGCCCCGCAATGCCCGCACGGACGCCCGGATCGAGGCGCTGGACCTGGAAATCCGCCGGCGCATCATGACGCTGTGGCAGACGGCGCTGATCCGCATGAACCGCCCGGACATCCGCGACGAGGTCGAAGTGGGGCTGCGCTACTACCAGCTGTCGCTGCTGGAAACCGTGCCCAGGCTGAACCGGGACGTGCTCGGCGCGATGCGGGAATTGGGCGGCGCCGACATCCCGGAGACCCCGGTGGTGCGCATGGGGTCCTGGATCGGCGGCGACCACGATGGCAACCCGTACGTGTCGGCGGACGTTGTCCGCTACGCCACCAACCGTGCCGCGGGAACGATCCTGCGCCATTACCTGCGGCAGCTGCATGCCCTGGAGCGGGAGCTGAGCTTCTCCGACCGGCTGACCCAGGTGTCGGTGGATCTGGTCGAGCTGGCCAACCGCGGCCAGAACGACGTGCCGAACCGCGTCGACGAGCCCTACCGCCGCGCCGTCCACGGTATCCGCGGCCGGGTCGCGGCGACGGCGATCTCGCGCCTCGGCCACTCGGTGGTGGAGGGGGACTGGTCGGACCACGAGCCCTATCCGAACGTCGCGGAGATGCGCGCCGACCTCGACATCGTCGAGGCCTCGCTGCGGCGCAGCAACGACGACCTCATCGCGGACCACCGGCTGGCGGACATCCAGGCCGCCACCGATGTCTTCGGTTTCCACCTGTACTCCCTGGACCTGCGCCAGAACTCGGAAAGCCATGAGGACATCCTCACGGAGCTCTTCCGCATGTCGGGCGTGACGGAGGATTACCGGTCGCTGCCGGAGCGCCGGCGGGTGGAGATCCTCACGTCGGAGCTGGCGTCGGCCCGCCCGCTCATCCCGCGCGGGGTGCAGCTGTCGGAGGCCACGGAACGCGAGCTCGGCATCATGCGCGCCGCGGCCGACGCGGTCAATGCCTTCGGCCCGGAGGTCGTCCCGCACTGCATCATCTCCATGTGCTCGTCGGTGTCCGACCTGCTCGAGCCGATGATCCTGCTGAAGGAAGTCGGCCTGATCTCCGTGGTCGACGGGGTGCCGGGCGGCACGGTCGACGTGATCCCGCTGTTCGAGACCATCGAGGATCTCCAGGCCGGCGCGTCCGTGCTGCGGGAGGCCTGGGACGTCCCGCTGTACCGCCGCTACGTCGCCTCCCGGGGCGACCTGCAGGAGGTCATGCTGGGCTACTCCGACTCGAACAAGGACGGCGGCTACTTCGCGGCCAACTGGGCGCTGTACGACGCCGAAACCGCCATCGCCAAGGTCGCCCGCGAGGAAGGCGTGCGCCTGCGCCTGTTCCACGGCCGCGGCGGTACCGTCGGCCGCGGCGGCGGGCCGTCCTACGACGCGATCCTGGCGCAGCCCAAGGGCGCGGTGCAGGGTTCGGTGCGCATCACCGAGCAGGGCGAGATCATCTCGGCCAAGTACGGTCACCCCGTGGCGGCCCGCCGCAACCTGGAGGCCCTGGTGTCGGCGACCATCGAATCCACTCTGCTGGACCTGGAGGACCTGGACGACCAGGACCGCGCCTACCAGGTGATGTCGGAGATCTCCGAGCGCTCCCGCGACGCCTACGCCGCGCTCATGCACGAGGACCCCGGCTTCATCGAGTTTTTCGAGACCTCCACCCCGGTCGGCGAAATCGGCAGCCTCAACATCGGGTCGCGGCCGTCGTCGCGCAAGCAGACCACGTCGATCTCCGATCTGCGCGCCATCCCATGGGTGCTCGCGTGGTCGCAGCAGCGCTCGATGGTCCCCGGCTGGTTCGGCGTGGGCACCGCGCTGAAGGAATGGATCGGCGAGGACGCCGACGGGTCGCGCCTGGAGGAGCTGCGCGAACTGAACCGTTCCTGGCCCTTCTTCGACTCGGTGCTGTCGAACATGGCGCAGGTCATGTCGAAGACGGACCTGGAGTTGGCCCGGCTCTACGCCGACCTGGTCTCCGACCGGGAAGTGGCCGACCGGATTTACGACCGCATCCGCGAGGAGTACGAACTGACCCTCGAGATGTTCATGAAGGTCACCGGCTACTCCTCGCTGCTGGAGGACAATCCGCTGCTGGCGCGTTCCGTCGACATGCGGTTCCCGTACCTGATGCCGCTCAACGCCATCCAGCTGGAGATGCTGCGCCGCTACCGCGCCGGCGATGCCCGCGACAAGGTCCGCCGGGGCATCCAGCTGACCATGAACGGGCTGGCCACGGCGCTGCGCAACTCGGGCTAG
- the secG gene encoding preprotein translocase subunit SecG, with product MYLAIQIVLVITSVLMSLFVLLHKGKGGGLSSLFGGGMQSNLSGSTVVEKNLDYVTIITAILWVASIILLGLFQAFNW from the coding sequence GTGTACCTCGCCATCCAGATCGTCCTGGTCATCACCTCCGTGCTGATGTCCCTGTTCGTCCTGCTCCACAAGGGCAAGGGCGGCGGCCTGTCCAGCCTCTTCGGCGGCGGCATGCAGTCGAACCTCTCCGGTTCGACGGTGGTGGAGAAGAACCTCGACTACGTCACCATCATCACGGCGATCCTGTGGGTGGCGTCGATCATCCTGCTCGGCCTGTTCCAGGCCTTCAACTGGTAG
- the pgl gene encoding 6-phosphogluconolactonase: protein MTDSAPAPEFSRHADQDALIEAARTRFVDVVCAAQGDDGMARIAVTGGGAGIGLLAALAEDSGAIDWTRVMVFFGDERFVPEESPDRNVGQARKALFDHVDIPGSYIFPIAPSGGAYLEDPVCAADAYADILAMHAPDGFDLHLLGMGPEGHVNSLFPGTPAIAETERTVVEVRDCPKPPPTRVSLTLPAINASERVWLLVSGEAKAEAVKAIADGADPADWPAAGVRGTAETIVFVDEAAASKL, encoded by the coding sequence ATGACCGACAGCGCACCCGCGCCCGAGTTTTCCCGCCACGCAGACCAGGACGCGCTGATCGAAGCCGCCCGCACCCGGTTCGTCGACGTCGTGTGCGCCGCGCAGGGCGACGACGGAATGGCGCGCATCGCCGTGACCGGCGGCGGCGCCGGCATCGGCCTGCTCGCCGCGCTGGCGGAGGATTCCGGGGCCATCGATTGGACCCGCGTCATGGTCTTCTTCGGCGACGAGCGCTTCGTCCCGGAGGAGTCGCCCGACCGCAACGTCGGCCAGGCCCGGAAGGCCCTGTTCGACCACGTGGACATCCCCGGGTCGTACATCTTCCCCATCGCGCCCTCCGGCGGCGCGTACCTGGAGGACCCGGTGTGCGCGGCCGACGCCTACGCCGACATCCTGGCCATGCACGCGCCCGACGGCTTCGACCTGCACCTGCTCGGCATGGGACCGGAAGGCCACGTCAACTCGCTGTTCCCCGGAACCCCCGCGATCGCGGAGACCGAGCGCACCGTCGTGGAAGTCCGCGACTGCCCGAAGCCGCCGCCGACCCGCGTGTCGCTGACGCTGCCGGCGATCAACGCCAGCGAGCGCGTCTGGTTGCTCGTGTCCGGCGAGGCCAAGGCGGAGGCCGTCAAGGCCATCGCCGACGGCGCCGATCCCGCCGACTGGCCCGCCGCCGGCGTCCGCGGCACGGCCGAGACCATCGTCTTCGTCGACGAGGCGGCCGCCTCGAAGCTGTAG
- a CDS encoding glucose-6-phosphate dehydrogenase assembly protein OpcA, with protein sequence MPTIINLPDTDTRDIARQLVTLRETGGIVTTGRVLTLIVLAQRDDDLENIVKTVNNVSREHPARVLVLVAGEPRGANRLDAELRLGGEAGAAEVVVMHMEGEVGAHPEAIVTPLLLPDTPVVAWWPSTPPQVPAATPIGQIAQRRITDSLADPDGNAVYTRRTGYTPGDSDLAWSRLTAWRGVLASALDFPPHGKITAARIEGPGEDPSVDVAAGWLADRLAAPVQRVVTEEPEVPLDADGDPKPPVTKVTLTRRGGEGECTDVTVEVENATTACVTITGRPPFKVALSRRTTVDCLAEELRHLDPDTAYARALRGLGRIRRLTAEEAREADAASPDDGPCAASSAATDSTARNPEESSR encoded by the coding sequence GTGCCAACGATCATCAATTTGCCCGACACCGACACGCGGGACATCGCCCGCCAGTTGGTGACCCTGCGCGAAACCGGCGGCATCGTCACCACCGGACGCGTGCTCACCCTCATCGTCCTCGCGCAGCGCGACGATGACCTGGAGAACATCGTCAAGACGGTCAACAACGTCTCCCGCGAGCATCCGGCGCGCGTGCTGGTGCTCGTCGCCGGCGAGCCGCGCGGGGCGAACCGCCTCGACGCCGAATTGCGCCTGGGCGGCGAAGCAGGTGCCGCGGAGGTCGTCGTCATGCACATGGAGGGCGAGGTCGGGGCGCACCCGGAGGCCATCGTCACTCCCCTGCTGCTGCCCGACACGCCGGTCGTCGCGTGGTGGCCGTCGACGCCGCCGCAGGTGCCCGCGGCCACGCCGATCGGCCAGATCGCGCAGCGCCGCATCACCGATTCGCTGGCGGACCCGGACGGAAACGCCGTCTACACCCGCCGCACCGGGTACACGCCGGGTGATTCGGACCTCGCGTGGTCGCGCCTGACCGCGTGGCGCGGCGTGCTGGCGTCCGCGCTGGATTTCCCGCCGCACGGCAAGATCACCGCGGCGCGCATCGAGGGCCCCGGCGAGGATCCCTCCGTCGACGTCGCCGCGGGATGGCTCGCCGACCGGCTGGCCGCGCCGGTGCAGCGCGTGGTCACCGAGGAGCCGGAGGTTCCGCTGGACGCCGACGGCGACCCGAAGCCGCCGGTGACCAAGGTGACGCTGACCCGCCGCGGCGGCGAAGGCGAATGCACCGACGTCACCGTCGAGGTGGAGAACGCCACGACCGCGTGCGTGACCATCACCGGCCGCCCGCCGTTCAAGGTGGCGCTGTCGCGCCGCACCACCGTCGATTGCCTGGCCGAGGAATTGCGCCACCTCGACCCCGACACCGCGTACGCCCGCGCACTGCGCGGGTTGGGACGCATCCGGCGCCTGACCGCCGAGGAGGCCCGCGAGGCCGACGCCGCATCGCCCGACGACGGCCCGTGCGCGGCGAGCTCCGCGGCCACCGACTCAACCGCCCGAAACCCCGAGGAGTCTTCCCGATGA
- the zwf gene encoding glucose-6-phosphate dehydrogenase — MSSDISGAIADDWTNPLRDPQDKRLPRIAGPGGMVIFGVTGDLARKKLLPAIYDLANRGLLPASFALVGYGRRDWSKEYFENYVREAVEAGARTPIRENVWRRLAEGIHFVQGTFVDDEAFDRLADKLAELDASRGTAGNWAYYLSIPPDNFPDVCHQLDRAGLAQAGEENWRRVVIEKPFGHDLESAQELNRIVNSVFPEKSVFRIDHYLGKETVQNILAMRFANQLFDPLWNSHYVDHVQITMAEDIGLGGRAGYYDGIGAARDVIQNHLLQLLALVAMEEPVAFTPEELQAEKIKVLRATEPVRPLSKTTARGQYSAGWQGSHYVKGLREEEGFDPESTTETYAACTLQINSRRWAGVPFYLRTGKRLGRRVTEIALVFKSAPHLPFADTMTTALGQNAMVIRVQPDEGVLMRFGSKVPGSTMEVRDVNMDFSYSESFTEQSPEAYERLILDALLDEASLFPTNEEVELSWKILDPVIDYWAKRGRPEEYPAGTWGPDSADRMLEREGRTWRRP; from the coding sequence GTGAGCTCTGACATCTCCGGCGCCATCGCCGACGATTGGACCAATCCCCTGCGCGACCCGCAGGACAAGCGACTCCCCCGCATCGCCGGACCCGGCGGCATGGTCATCTTCGGCGTCACGGGCGACCTGGCCCGCAAGAAGCTGTTGCCGGCCATCTACGACCTGGCCAACCGCGGCCTGCTGCCCGCATCCTTCGCGCTGGTCGGCTACGGCCGCCGCGATTGGTCCAAGGAGTACTTCGAGAACTACGTGCGCGAGGCCGTCGAAGCCGGCGCCCGCACGCCGATCCGCGAGAACGTGTGGCGCCGCCTGGCCGAGGGCATCCACTTCGTCCAGGGCACCTTCGTCGACGACGAGGCCTTCGACCGACTGGCGGACAAGCTCGCCGAGCTCGACGCCTCCCGCGGCACCGCCGGCAACTGGGCGTACTACCTGTCCATCCCGCCGGACAACTTCCCGGACGTCTGCCACCAGCTCGACCGCGCCGGCCTGGCGCAGGCGGGCGAGGAGAACTGGCGGCGCGTGGTCATCGAGAAGCCCTTCGGCCACGACCTCGAGTCCGCGCAGGAGCTCAACCGCATCGTGAACTCGGTCTTCCCGGAGAAGTCGGTGTTCCGCATCGACCACTACCTGGGCAAGGAGACGGTGCAGAACATTCTGGCCATGCGGTTCGCCAACCAGCTGTTCGATCCGCTGTGGAACTCGCACTACGTCGACCACGTGCAGATCACCATGGCCGAGGACATCGGCCTGGGCGGCCGCGCCGGCTACTACGACGGCATCGGCGCCGCCCGCGACGTGATCCAGAACCACCTGCTGCAGCTTTTGGCGCTCGTGGCCATGGAGGAGCCCGTGGCGTTCACGCCGGAGGAGCTGCAGGCGGAGAAGATCAAGGTGCTGCGCGCCACGGAGCCGGTGCGGCCTCTGTCCAAGACGACGGCCCGCGGCCAGTACTCCGCCGGGTGGCAGGGCAGCCATTACGTCAAGGGCCTGCGCGAGGAAGAGGGCTTCGACCCGGAGTCCACCACCGAGACCTACGCCGCGTGCACCCTGCAGATCAATTCCCGCCGGTGGGCGGGCGTGCCGTTCTACCTGCGCACGGGCAAGCGCCTCGGCCGCCGGGTCACCGAGATCGCCCTGGTGTTCAAGTCCGCGCCGCACCTGCCGTTCGCGGACACCATGACCACGGCACTGGGCCAGAACGCGATGGTCATCCGCGTCCAGCCGGACGAGGGCGTGCTCATGCGCTTCGGCTCGAAGGTCCCCGGCTCCACCATGGAGGTCCGCGACGTGAACATGGACTTCTCCTACTCGGAGTCCTTCACGGAGCAGTCCCCGGAGGCCTACGAGCGGCTCATCCTGGACGCTCTCCTCGACGAGGCCAGCCTCTTCCCCACCAACGAGGAAGTGGAGCTGTCCTGGAAGATCCTCGATCCGGTCATCGATTACTGGGCCAAGCGCGGCCGCCCGGAGGAGTACCCGGCCGGCACGTGGGGGCCGGATTCGGCCGACCGGATGCTGGAGCGCGAAGGCCGCACCTGGCGCCGTCCCTGA
- the tal gene encoding transaldolase: MTNPNLDALATAGTSAWLDDLSRQRLDGGELKSLVDEYAVVGVTTNPAIFSSAMTTGDAYDEQLRELAASGADAAETVFTMAIDDVRRACDELADVSARTGGADGRVSIEVDPRYADDYDKTIEQARLLWERVGKSNAMIKIPATDASLPAVSDALAEGICVNVTLIFSLERYRQVVDAFITGIERAKENGRDLSQIHSVASFFVSRVDTEVDKRLEALGGDALELRGKAGVANARLAYREFERSFGAGAERWQPLSQAGANAQRPLWASTGVKNPDYPATLYVTELAGPHTVNTMPEKTLRATADADLDGVTDTLSGYGEEAEKTMSDISAAGVDLDDVFAVLEREGVEKFVDSWQELLDSIDARLREIRG; encoded by the coding sequence ATGACGAACCCGAATCTGGACGCTCTGGCCACCGCCGGCACCTCGGCCTGGCTCGACGATCTGTCCCGCCAGCGGCTCGACGGCGGCGAGCTGAAGTCGCTCGTCGACGAATACGCCGTCGTGGGCGTGACCACCAACCCGGCGATCTTCTCGTCGGCCATGACCACCGGCGACGCCTACGACGAGCAGCTGCGCGAGCTCGCGGCGTCCGGCGCGGACGCGGCGGAGACCGTCTTCACCATGGCCATCGACGACGTCCGCCGCGCGTGCGACGAACTCGCCGACGTCTCCGCCCGCACCGGCGGCGCCGACGGCCGCGTCTCCATCGAGGTCGACCCGCGGTACGCCGACGATTACGACAAGACCATCGAGCAGGCGCGCCTGCTGTGGGAGCGCGTGGGCAAGTCCAACGCGATGATCAAGATCCCCGCCACCGACGCCTCCCTGCCCGCCGTGTCCGACGCGCTGGCCGAGGGCATCTGCGTCAACGTCACGCTCATCTTCTCGCTGGAGCGCTACCGCCAGGTCGTCGACGCCTTCATCACCGGCATCGAGCGTGCCAAGGAGAACGGCCGCGACCTGTCGCAGATCCACTCCGTCGCGTCCTTCTTCGTCTCGCGCGTCGACACCGAGGTGGACAAGCGCCTGGAGGCCCTCGGGGGCGACGCGCTCGAACTGCGCGGCAAGGCCGGCGTGGCCAACGCCCGCCTGGCCTACCGGGAGTTCGAGCGTTCCTTCGGCGCCGGCGCGGAGCGCTGGCAGCCGCTGTCCCAGGCCGGCGCCAACGCGCAGCGCCCGCTGTGGGCGTCGACCGGCGTGAAGAACCCGGACTACCCCGCCACGCTCTACGTCACCGAGCTGGCCGGCCCGCACACCGTCAACACCATGCCCGAGAAGACGCTGCGCGCCACCGCCGACGCCGACCTCGACGGCGTCACCGACACCCTGTCGGGGTACGGCGAGGAAGCCGAGAAGACCATGTCGGACATCTCCGCCGCCGGCGTCGACCTGGACGACGTCTTCGCCGTGCTCGAGCGCGAGGGCGTGGAGAAGTTCGTCGACTCCTGGCAGGAACTGCTCGACTCCATCGACGCCCGGCTGCGCGAAATCCGCGGCTGA
- the tkt gene encoding transketolase: protein MTLSPELQARVVRNYPSDWTDLDTRAVDTVRVLAADAVQKCGSGHPGTAMSLAPLAYTLYQRVMRLDPKDPKWAGRDRFVLSCGHSSLTQYIQLYMAGFGLELDDLKSLRTWGSLTPGHPEYGHTDGVEITTGPLGQGLASAVGMAMAARRERGLFDPDAPAGESPFDHHIYVIASDGDVQEGVTAEASSIAGTQQLGNLIVFWDDNGISIEDDTTIAFTENVADRYRAYGWQVIEVDGGEDVAAIERAVEEAKADVKRPTFIRVRTVIAYPAPNAMNTGASHGAALGEEELALIKKELGFDPEQTFEVSDEVIAHTRAVADRSEEARAEWRKAFDEWAAANPERKELFDRLEAGDLPDGFADEVPSWDADPKGVATRKASEAVLQALGKTLPELWGGSADLAGSNNTVIKGEPSFGPQEITTGTWTTHPYGRNLHFGIREHAMGSILNGIALHGGTRPYGGTFLIFSDYMRPAVRLAALMDISPLYVWTHDSIGLGEDGPTHQPIEQLATLRAMPGMTTLRPADANETAAAWVAALEGPSGPKALALTRQNVPVLEGTKEKAAAGVRRGAYVLVEAEGGTPDIILMATGSEVQMAVEAAGVLAGEGIKARVVSAPALDWFDLQDEEYRESVLPSSVRARVSVEAGVAMPWHKYLGDAGRAVSLEHFGASAPYQRLFEEFGLTAEAVVAAARDSLAAAK from the coding sequence GTGACCCTCTCCCCCGAGCTGCAGGCCCGCGTAGTGCGGAATTACCCCTCGGACTGGACCGACCTGGACACCCGGGCCGTCGACACCGTCCGGGTCCTGGCCGCCGACGCCGTGCAGAAGTGCGGGTCCGGCCACCCCGGCACCGCCATGAGCCTCGCGCCCCTGGCGTACACCCTGTACCAGCGCGTCATGCGCCTCGACCCGAAGGACCCCAAGTGGGCCGGCCGCGACCGTTTCGTCCTGTCCTGCGGCCACTCCTCGCTGACGCAGTACATCCAGCTGTACATGGCCGGCTTCGGCCTCGAGCTCGATGACCTGAAGTCCCTGCGCACCTGGGGCTCGCTGACCCCGGGCCACCCGGAGTACGGTCACACCGACGGCGTCGAGATCACCACCGGGCCGCTGGGCCAGGGCCTCGCCTCCGCCGTGGGCATGGCGATGGCCGCCCGCCGCGAGCGCGGCCTGTTCGACCCGGACGCCCCCGCCGGCGAGTCCCCGTTCGACCACCACATCTACGTCATCGCCTCCGACGGCGACGTCCAGGAGGGCGTGACCGCCGAGGCGAGCTCCATCGCCGGCACCCAGCAGCTGGGCAACCTCATCGTCTTCTGGGACGACAACGGCATCTCCATCGAAGACGACACCACCATCGCCTTCACCGAGAACGTCGCCGACCGCTACCGCGCCTACGGCTGGCAGGTCATCGAGGTCGACGGCGGCGAGGACGTCGCGGCCATCGAGCGCGCCGTCGAAGAGGCCAAGGCCGACGTCAAGCGCCCGACGTTCATCCGCGTCCGCACCGTCATCGCCTACCCCGCCCCCAACGCCATGAACACCGGCGCCTCCCACGGCGCCGCGCTGGGCGAGGAGGAGCTGGCGCTGATCAAGAAGGAGCTCGGCTTCGATCCGGAGCAGACCTTCGAGGTCTCCGACGAGGTCATCGCGCACACCCGCGCCGTCGCCGACCGTTCGGAGGAGGCCCGCGCCGAGTGGCGCAAGGCCTTCGACGAGTGGGCCGCCGCCAACCCGGAGCGCAAGGAGCTGTTCGACCGCCTCGAGGCCGGCGACCTGCCCGACGGCTTCGCCGACGAGGTTCCGTCGTGGGACGCCGATCCCAAGGGCGTCGCCACCCGCAAGGCCTCCGAGGCCGTGCTGCAGGCGCTGGGCAAGACGCTGCCGGAGCTGTGGGGCGGCTCGGCCGACCTGGCCGGCTCCAACAACACCGTGATCAAGGGCGAGCCGTCGTTTGGCCCGCAGGAGATCACCACGGGCACGTGGACCACTCACCCGTACGGCCGCAACCTGCACTTCGGCATCCGCGAGCACGCCATGGGGTCGATCCTCAACGGCATCGCGCTGCACGGCGGCACGCGCCCCTACGGCGGCACGTTCCTCATCTTCTCCGACTACATGCGCCCGGCGGTGCGACTGGCGGCGCTGATGGACATCTCGCCGCTCTACGTGTGGACGCACGACTCCATCGGACTCGGCGAGGACGGCCCGACGCACCAGCCGATCGAGCAGCTGGCCACCCTGCGCGCCATGCCGGGCATGACCACGCTGCGCCCGGCCGACGCCAACGAGACCGCCGCCGCGTGGGTGGCCGCCCTGGAGGGCCCGTCCGGCCCGAAGGCGCTGGCCCTGACCCGCCAGAACGTCCCGGTGCTCGAGGGCACGAAGGAGAAGGCCGCCGCGGGCGTGCGCCGCGGCGCCTACGTCCTGGTCGAGGCCGAGGGCGGCACCCCGGACATCATCCTCATGGCGACCGGCTCGGAGGTCCAGATGGCCGTGGAGGCCGCCGGCGTCCTGGCCGGCGAGGGCATCAAGGCGCGCGTCGTCTCCGCGCCCGCGCTCGACTGGTTCGACCTGCAGGACGAGGAGTACCGCGAGTCGGTCCTGCCGTCGTCTGTCCGCGCGCGCGTCTCGGTCGAGGCCGGCGTGGCCATGCCGTGGCACAAGTACCTGGGCGACGCTGGTCGCGCCGTGTCCCTCGAGCACTTCGGCGCGTCGGCCCCGTACCAGCGCCTGTTCGAGGAGTTCGGTCTGACGGCCGAGGCCGTCGTCGCCGCCGCCCGCGACTCCCTCGCCGCCGCGAAGTAG
- a CDS encoding heme o synthase, producing the protein MRGTPLLDTVKAYVALTKPRVIELLLVAAIPAMLQADRGKVHVGLILLTLVGGWMGAAAANTFNMVADSDIDKVMNRTRKRPLARQSVSNRNAMIFGSVLTVASFLWLWLLCDSLLAGIFILLTIMFYVFVYTMWLKRRTDQNVVWGGAAGCMPVLVGWAVITDNAPDVTGWLHWWQAIVLFLVIFFWTPPHTWALGLKYREDYEAAGVPMMPVVRPPLYVTVRIIAYTLATVLTTFLLIPAAGWVYLAVSVLAGVWFMWGAIALHNSVKAGGEIKPMKLFLLSNNYLALVCVGLSVDAVLGLRTVAEMLGF; encoded by the coding sequence GTGAGAGGAACCCCTTTGCTGGACACCGTCAAGGCCTACGTGGCGCTGACCAAGCCCCGGGTGATCGAGCTGCTTCTGGTCGCCGCGATTCCGGCGATGCTGCAGGCCGATCGGGGCAAGGTGCACGTCGGTCTCATCCTCCTCACCCTGGTGGGCGGTTGGATGGGCGCCGCGGCCGCGAACACGTTCAACATGGTGGCCGATTCGGACATCGACAAGGTGATGAACCGCACGCGCAAGCGTCCGCTGGCCCGCCAGTCGGTGAGCAACCGCAACGCGATGATCTTCGGCTCCGTGCTGACGGTGGCCAGCTTCCTGTGGCTGTGGCTGCTGTGCGATTCGCTGTTGGCGGGCATCTTCATCCTGCTGACCATCATGTTCTACGTGTTCGTGTACACGATGTGGCTGAAGCGCCGCACGGACCAGAACGTGGTGTGGGGAGGAGCGGCCGGCTGCATGCCGGTGCTGGTCGGCTGGGCCGTCATCACGGACAACGCGCCGGACGTGACGGGGTGGCTGCATTGGTGGCAGGCGATCGTCCTGTTCCTGGTCATCTTCTTCTGGACTCCGCCGCACACGTGGGCGCTGGGCCTGAAGTACCGCGAGGATTACGAGGCCGCCGGCGTGCCCATGATGCCCGTCGTCCGCCCGCCGCTGTACGTCACGGTGCGCATCATCGCCTACACGCTGGCGACCGTGCTGACCACGTTCCTGCTCATCCCGGCCGCCGGCTGGGTGTACCTGGCGGTGTCCGTGCTGGCCGGCGTCTGGTTCATGTGGGGAGCCATCGCGCTGCACAACTCGGTGAAGGCGGGCGGCGAGATCAAGCCCATGAAGCTGTTCCTGCTGTCCAACAACTACCTGGCGCTGGTGTGCGTCGGCCTGTCCGTCGATGCGGTGCTGGGCCTGCGCACCGTCGCGGAGATGCTCGGCTTCTAG